AACATGGATCTGCGCATACTTTTATTCTCAACTGCTCTAATCCTGTCTATGCTGCCAGCGCACGCCGAACAACAGGAGTTGTCACTCGACGCGCTTGAGCAACGCTTGGCGGTCATCGACGAAGCACTCGCTCAACTGGCCCCGATCAATCTGCGCGGCGGGGCGGGCTCCATCGGCTACCGCTCAGATCCCAGAGAAATCAGCGAGCACACCGAATGGGTGCAAGTCGATCTAGGGGGCGAATTCCCGATTGACGAAATCGTGCTAGTCCCCTGCCTGTGGCGATCCACCGAATCAGGCATCCAAGCGGACGGATTCCCTTTAAGCTTTCAAATCATTGCGGGCAATGGCAACGAAGACGAAGGTCAAGTAATCGCTTCATACACAGAGGTGGATGGCCTACTGCCACGTATCGCACCAGTCGTAATACCTTGCTCAAACACAACTGCCTCATGGATACGGGTCAATGCGGATCGCCTGTCCCCCCGGGGGTATGACGGCCAATACATTCTACAATTGACGGAACTTTTCGTCTTCAGCGGATCAGAAAACGTCGCCCTGAAAAGGCCGGTCACCGCGTCCACCCAAGGCCCGGTGCTGGCTATCCCATGGGGCGCACGTTATTTGACAGATGGATTCGTCCCCTATCTCATGGATGAAAGCCACGGGTGGAAAAGTAACGCATGGATGAGTTCAGTCATTTCGACGGACACACCCGCAATAACGATCGATTTGAAAGCGCCGCAGACGATTTCTCGTATCCACCTGCACGCAATTGAACTGAGCGACACAATCCCACAGGGAAACATCAATGATCCTGGGACACCTAAACATCTGAAGATCGAAGCCTCTAACGATGCTGACTTTTCGGATGCAGTCACCTTAGTGGATCACCAAGCGTCGTCCATTTTTGAGATGGGCCCCATACTCATGTGGAACCTTCCCGAAACTCGATGCCGCTTTGTCCGCTTGACGGGTCTGCCCACAGACGACCATGACGATAGGGGCACTACAAAATCGTTCATTGGTTTCGCTGAGATTGAGATTTTCTCCGAAGGTCAAAACGTGGCTTACGGCATACAAGCCAGCGTCAACTTTGATGCGCCCAAAGTAGATAGAGATATATCGACCCTAACGGATGGCCACAACTTCTACGGAAAAATCCTACCGATTCGACAATGGATTCAAGAGCTCGCCCAGCGGCACGAATTAGAAAAAGAACGTCCAATCGTCATGGCAGAACTGAGCCAACGCTATGCGAGCCAGAAGACCCACTTCAAGCGCTTGATCTGGCTAGCGGCCCTATTGATCGTCAGCATCGGCGCGATTATTCTAATAGACCGCATCATCCGGCTCAGGCAAATCGCCCTTATCAAAGAACGACTGGCCGCCGACCTACACGATGAACTCGGCGCCAACATACACTCGATTAGAATGCTGAGCGATCTAGCCCAAGACACAGAATCTCCTGACGAATGGAAATCTACACATCAACGCATCCTGATGCTCGCGAATCGAACCACGACAGCTATTCGCTACTGCACAAATATACTGGAAGCCAAAGGGCTTTTTATCGGGCTGGTCAGCGATATGCAACGCACGGCCAAACGTATCGGGGGCAATTTCGATCACAGCTTTTCAGTCGAAGGCGAAGAATGGATCGAACAACTCAAGCCCCGCACAAGCATTGATCTTTTTCTCTTTTACAAAGAGGCGCTCATCAACATATGTCGTCACTCTGGAG
The nucleotide sequence above comes from Coraliomargarita algicola. Encoded proteins:
- a CDS encoding histidine kinase: MLPAHAEQQELSLDALEQRLAVIDEALAQLAPINLRGGAGSIGYRSDPREISEHTEWVQVDLGGEFPIDEIVLVPCLWRSTESGIQADGFPLSFQIIAGNGNEDEGQVIASYTEVDGLLPRIAPVVIPCSNTTASWIRVNADRLSPRGYDGQYILQLTELFVFSGSENVALKRPVTASTQGPVLAIPWGARYLTDGFVPYLMDESHGWKSNAWMSSVISTDTPAITIDLKAPQTISRIHLHAIELSDTIPQGNINDPGTPKHLKIEASNDADFSDAVTLVDHQASSIFEMGPILMWNLPETRCRFVRLTGLPTDDHDDRGTTKSFIGFAEIEIFSEGQNVAYGIQASVNFDAPKVDRDISTLTDGHNFYGKILPIRQWIQELAQRHELEKERPIVMAELSQRYASQKTHFKRLIWLAALLIVSIGAIILIDRIIRLRQIALIKERLAADLHDELGANIHSIRMLSDLAQDTESPDEWKSTHQRILMLANRTTTAIRYCTNILEAKGLFIGLVSDMQRTAKRIGGNFDHSFSVEGEEWIEQLKPRTSIDLFLFYKEALINICRHSGATQVYTQLTANYKEIILIISDNGKGLSGQTPSSLKRRARLIGAQVDTVNPSTGGTQITLRLNYDKFKFLNPFRWRKIK